Proteins encoded together in one Chitinophaga sp. LS1 window:
- a CDS encoding DUF6686 family protein, translating into MCDIRTLCIKNTAQISHCMHCQTIFIWHNNLLLNFSPQDFQFFRETMNRQDFVDCCMVFPDGEERVIIHAPCKDISFTFTQDEFNDLRDAIDEALLLQQVYELIR; encoded by the coding sequence ATGTGTGACATCAGGACTTTATGTATAAAGAATACGGCACAAATTAGCCATTGTATGCACTGTCAGACGATTTTCATCTGGCATAATAATTTGTTACTCAATTTCTCCCCTCAAGACTTTCAGTTCTTTCGTGAAACGATGAATAGACAAGACTTTGTAGATTGTTGTATGGTCTTCCCTGATGGGGAAGAAAGAGTCATCATTCACGCCCCTTGTAAGGATATCAGCTTTACTTTTACCCAGGATGAATTCAATGACCTCAGAGATGCGATCGATGAGGCGTTACTGCTACAGCAGGTGTATGAATTGATACGCTAG
- a CDS encoding hemin-degrading factor translates to MNEIVTPTLKDQWIAFRAENPKVRIRDAAKQLQVSEGEVVAACTGTAVQHLKAAFPALMERMPELGKVMVLTRNEHCVIERKGLFEQVDAAGRHVGTVLGKDIDLRMFFGRWKFGFAVNDDAATGFKRSIQIFDAQGNAIVKIYAVEQTNITAWDKLVTEFTADEQPLGITVLPAPAPPVHANETADKAAFLEGWAGLQDTHDFFPLLMKHKVSRTYALEIGDGKFTRKIGKESVKTILESAAASGLEIMVFVGNPGNIEIHTGKVEKIVEIPGWINVMDADFNLHLKTDDIAQSWAVQKPSVDGVVTSVEVFDAEGEMIAQFFGKRKPGNPELAEWRELVAKL, encoded by the coding sequence ATGAATGAAATTGTAACACCAACTCTGAAAGACCAATGGATCGCATTTCGGGCAGAAAATCCTAAAGTAAGGATTCGCGATGCGGCAAAACAATTGCAGGTAAGTGAGGGCGAGGTGGTAGCAGCCTGTACTGGTACGGCTGTACAACATCTGAAAGCAGCGTTCCCTGCTTTGATGGAGCGTATGCCTGAACTGGGTAAGGTAATGGTGCTGACACGCAATGAACATTGTGTGATTGAAAGGAAAGGTTTGTTCGAGCAGGTGGATGCTGCTGGCAGACATGTAGGTACTGTGTTGGGAAAAGATATTGACCTGCGTATGTTCTTTGGTCGCTGGAAGTTTGGGTTTGCAGTGAATGATGATGCGGCAACAGGGTTCAAGCGTTCTATCCAGATCTTTGATGCACAGGGAAATGCGATTGTGAAGATTTATGCAGTAGAACAGACAAATATTACAGCATGGGATAAACTAGTGACTGAGTTTACCGCTGATGAACAACCACTGGGAATTACAGTATTGCCTGCTCCGGCGCCGCCTGTTCATGCGAATGAGACGGCGGATAAAGCGGCTTTCCTGGAAGGATGGGCTGGTTTGCAGGATACGCATGATTTCTTCCCTTTGTTGATGAAGCATAAAGTTTCCCGTACGTATGCGCTGGAAATTGGAGATGGGAAGTTTACGCGGAAGATAGGTAAGGAAAGTGTGAAGACGATATTGGAGAGTGCGGCGGCGAGTGGTTTGGAGATCATGGTGTTTGTGGGTAATCCTGGGAATATTGAGATTCATACAGGAAAGGTGGAGAAGATTGTGGAGATTCCAGGATGGATCAATGTGATGGATGCTGATTTTAATTTGCATTTGAAGACGGATGATATTGCGCAGAGCTGGGCCGTGCAGAAGCCAAGTGTGGATGGTGTGGTGACTTCGGTGGAAGTGTTTGATGCGGAGGGGGAGATGATTGCACAGTTCTTTGGGAAGAGGAAGCCGGGGAATCCGGAGTTGGCAGAGTGGAGAGAGTTGGTGGCGAAGTTATAA
- a CDS encoding heme ABC transporter ATP-binding protein, with amino-acid sequence MLHIKNISLTLGKMPILKGISFDASAGELCVIMGANGAGKSTLLKVIAGEYPTYNGDVMITGKELRNIPVAQQATTRAVLSQHVTLNQAFSVQDVAAMGRYVYSRNLGSLDKEIVKSALQIMQVYDLKDRAYPTLSGGQKQRVQMARVLAQLLEAPGLQELDYTGKKMLLLDEPVTGMDILHEQLALQLATKLTAAGVLVVAVLHDFQLAAAFAHRIILLKEGALYTQGTVDDVFTSAHIKNSFGVDVSILSHPQCNYPLVVTAATAGLFQSPARKALNVF; translated from the coding sequence ATGTTGCACATTAAAAATATATCGCTCACACTGGGGAAAATGCCAATACTCAAGGGTATCAGCTTTGACGCATCGGCAGGAGAACTTTGTGTAATCATGGGAGCCAATGGTGCAGGAAAATCTACGTTGCTGAAAGTGATTGCCGGTGAGTACCCAACTTACAATGGAGACGTGATGATTACCGGAAAGGAGCTGCGTAATATACCAGTAGCACAGCAAGCTACCACCAGGGCTGTGCTATCACAGCACGTAACATTGAACCAGGCGTTTTCTGTGCAGGATGTAGCAGCAATGGGAAGGTATGTATATAGCAGGAATTTAGGATCACTGGATAAGGAAATTGTGAAGAGTGCATTGCAGATCATGCAAGTCTATGACCTGAAAGACAGGGCTTATCCAACCTTGTCCGGTGGGCAAAAGCAACGTGTGCAGATGGCGAGAGTATTAGCGCAGTTGCTGGAAGCACCGGGTTTGCAGGAGCTGGATTATACTGGTAAAAAGATGTTATTATTGGATGAGCCAGTTACGGGTATGGATATTCTGCATGAACAGCTGGCTTTGCAACTAGCGACGAAGCTGACTGCTGCCGGGGTATTGGTGGTGGCTGTATTGCATGATTTTCAGTTGGCCGCTGCATTTGCACATCGTATAATATTATTAAAAGAAGGAGCATTGTATACACAGGGTACTGTGGATGACGTGTTTACTTCAGCGCATATTAAAAATAGTTTTGGAGTGGATGTGTCGATATTGTCGCATCCCCAATGTAATTATCCGCTGGTGGTTACCGCCGCTACCGCTGGTTTATTTCAATCACCTGCCAGGAAGGCATTAAATGTTTTTTAA